A window of the Streptomyces luomodiensis genome harbors these coding sequences:
- a CDS encoding HAAS signaling domain-containing protein, with amino-acid sequence MSSPLSHPLVRTFLSSVERQTAALPAAWREELLEDLREEIAAALAHAPAEGPADAPAADPVADPVAGGGSADSDERVRRVLDWIGTPEEIAADALAEESGSIPPEPENVGGTWLTLGLAVLPVPLCLVPGVGIPLGLAAALGALVRLWRSAPWARREKRQATLFVLSPLVTVPVLAVVLSLAFDGISAPAFVASLLVALTLPVVGAVRLARSAARLRERSGQDVSSRSTRTPYGGRTTV; translated from the coding sequence ATGAGCAGTCCCCTCAGCCACCCCCTCGTGCGGACCTTTCTGTCCTCGGTCGAGCGGCAGACCGCGGCGCTCCCCGCCGCATGGCGGGAGGAACTGCTCGAGGACCTGCGCGAGGAGATCGCCGCGGCACTGGCGCACGCCCCCGCCGAGGGGCCGGCCGACGCCCCCGCCGCGGACCCCGTGGCGGACCCCGTGGCGGGCGGCGGCTCGGCCGACAGCGATGAGCGGGTGCGGCGGGTCCTCGACTGGATCGGCACCCCGGAGGAGATCGCGGCGGACGCGCTGGCCGAGGAGTCCGGCAGCATCCCGCCCGAGCCGGAGAACGTCGGCGGCACCTGGCTGACGCTCGGCCTGGCCGTGCTGCCCGTGCCGCTGTGTCTGGTCCCGGGGGTGGGCATACCGCTGGGGCTGGCCGCCGCCCTCGGCGCGCTGGTCCGGCTGTGGCGGTCCGCGCCGTGGGCGCGGCGGGAGAAGCGGCAGGCCACCCTGTTCGTGCTGTCGCCCCTGGTGACGGTGCCGGTGCTGGCGGTGGTGCTGTCCCTGGCGTTCGACGGGATCAGCGCCCCCGCCTTCGTGGCCTCCCTCCTGGTGGCCCTCACCCTGCCCGTGGTCGGCGCCGTACGGCTGGCCCGGTCCGCCGCCCGGCTGCGCGAGCGGTCCGGTCAGGATGTCTCCAGCCGCAGCACCCGCACCCCGTACGGGGGCAGGACGACCGTCTGA
- a CDS encoding oligopeptide/dipeptide ABC transporter ATP-binding protein, with product MYRGEIVERGPSDEVILAPRHPYTQLLAAAAPSSGASRERTRAARAARLAARERRDAERREAVVGDGCRFRPRCPFAMDACARRPPELEAGPGHRARCWLVGADGGARP from the coding sequence ATGTACCGGGGCGAGATCGTCGAGCGCGGCCCGAGCGACGAGGTGATCCTGGCCCCACGTCACCCCTACACCCAGCTGCTGGCCGCCGCCGCGCCCAGCTCCGGGGCGAGCCGGGAGCGGACCCGGGCCGCGCGGGCCGCGCGGCTGGCGGCGCGGGAGCGGCGGGACGCGGAGCGGCGCGAGGCGGTGGTGGGGGACGGCTGCCGCTTCCGGCCGCGCTGTCCGTTCGCGATGGACGCCTGTGCGCGGCGGCCGCCGGAGCTCGAGGCCGGACCGGGGCACCGCGCCCGGTGCTGGCTGGTGGGGGCGGACGGCGGTGCACGGCCGTGA
- a CDS encoding GntR family transcriptional regulator yields the protein MEEEDSSGGAEALQLSVDRSSPVPLYFQLSQQLETAIEKGRLAPGSLLGNEIELAGRLGLSRPTVRQAIQSLVDKGLLVRRRGVGTQVVHSQVKRPLELSSLYDDLEAAGQRPATRVLRNTTESATAEVAAALGIAEGAEVVLIERLRLAHGEPMAHLRNHLPVGLLKLDSADLERTGLYRLMRAAGITLHSARQAVGARAATAEEGERLGEPAGAPLLTMERTTFDDTGRAVEFGSHTYRASRYAFEFQLLVRP from the coding sequence ATGGAGGAAGAAGACTCTTCGGGCGGGGCGGAGGCGCTCCAGCTCAGTGTCGACCGCAGCAGTCCGGTCCCCCTGTACTTCCAGCTGTCCCAGCAGCTGGAGACGGCGATCGAGAAGGGGCGGCTGGCGCCCGGAAGCCTGCTCGGCAATGAGATCGAGCTGGCCGGACGGCTCGGGCTGTCCCGGCCCACCGTCCGTCAGGCCATCCAGTCGCTGGTGGACAAGGGGCTGCTGGTGCGCCGCCGGGGCGTGGGCACCCAGGTGGTGCACAGCCAGGTCAAGCGTCCGCTGGAGCTGAGCAGCCTCTACGACGACCTGGAGGCGGCCGGTCAGCGCCCCGCCACCCGGGTGCTGCGGAACACCACCGAGTCCGCGACCGCCGAGGTGGCCGCCGCGCTCGGCATCGCCGAGGGCGCCGAGGTGGTGCTGATCGAGCGGCTGCGGCTGGCGCACGGCGAGCCCATGGCCCATCTGCGCAACCACCTCCCGGTGGGCCTGCTCAAGCTGGACAGCGCCGACCTGGAGCGCACCGGTCTCTACCGCCTGATGCGCGCGGCGGGGATCACCCTGCACAGCGCCCGCCAGGCGGTCGGCGCCCGCGCGGCCACCGCCGAGGAGGGGGAGCGGCTCGGCGAGCCGGCGGGCGCGCCGCTGCTGACCATGGAGCGCACGACGTTCGACGACACCGGCCGGGCCGTGGAGTTCGGCTCGCACACCTACCGGGCCTCCCGCTACGCCTTCGAGTTCCAGTTGCTCGTACGCCCCTGA
- a CDS encoding sugar ABC transporter substrate-binding protein, with translation MTAAVLAAVLGTALAGCSSTGGKRAEERAAREAAAGGRAAVNTPKWTFAMVTHSGDGDTFWDIVQSGAKQAAVKDNIKFLYAHNEEGKEQAQLVQSYLDQKVDGLIVTLAKPDAMKSVMKKAQKAGIPVITVNSGSEVSKAMGALTHIGQDETIAGEAVGDELNKRGRKKALCVIHEQGNVGLEQRCDGAAKTFDGKLEKIYVEGTNMPDVQSSVEAKLQSDKGIDTVLALGAPFADTAAKAAEQAGSDAEIDTFDLNAKVAAALQNGTLGFAVDQQPYLQGYEAVDLLWLNRYNADVLGGGRPVLTGPQIITKDDAAQLAAYTKRGTR, from the coding sequence ATGACCGCCGCCGTGCTCGCGGCGGTTCTGGGTACGGCCCTGGCGGGCTGTAGCAGTACGGGCGGTAAGCGCGCCGAGGAGCGGGCCGCCCGGGAGGCGGCCGCCGGTGGGCGGGCGGCGGTCAACACCCCGAAGTGGACCTTCGCGATGGTCACCCACTCCGGCGACGGCGACACCTTCTGGGACATCGTCCAGAGCGGCGCCAAGCAGGCCGCGGTCAAGGACAACATCAAGTTCCTCTACGCCCACAACGAGGAGGGCAAGGAGCAGGCCCAGCTGGTCCAGTCCTACCTCGACCAGAAGGTCGACGGTCTGATCGTCACCCTCGCCAAGCCCGACGCCATGAAGTCCGTGATGAAGAAGGCCCAGAAGGCCGGGATACCGGTGATCACGGTGAACTCCGGCTCCGAGGTGTCCAAGGCCATGGGCGCGCTCACCCACATCGGCCAGGACGAGACCATCGCGGGCGAGGCCGTCGGCGACGAGCTCAACAAGCGGGGCCGCAAGAAGGCCCTGTGCGTGATCCACGAGCAGGGCAACGTGGGCCTGGAGCAGCGCTGCGACGGCGCCGCCAAGACCTTCGACGGCAAGCTGGAGAAGATCTACGTCGAGGGCACCAACATGCCCGATGTGCAGTCCTCGGTCGAGGCCAAGCTCCAGTCGGACAAGGGCATCGACACCGTGCTCGCCCTCGGCGCGCCCTTCGCCGACACCGCCGCCAAGGCCGCCGAGCAGGCCGGCAGCGACGCCGAGATCGACACCTTCGACCTCAACGCCAAGGTCGCCGCCGCGCTGCAGAACGGCACGCTCGGCTTCGCCGTGGACCAGCAGCCGTACCTCCAGGGCTACGAGGCCGTGGACCTGCTGTGGCTCAACCGCTACAACGCCGATGTGCTCGGCGGCGGACGCCCGGTGCTGACCGGTCCGCAGATCATCACCAAGGACGACGCCGCCCAGCTCGCGGCGTATACGAAGCGGGGGACCCGATGA
- a CDS encoding ABC transporter permease, with amino-acid sequence MSAQAPPVQEELVGGPPVRGSLARRLVGRPELGAVVGAVAVFVFFSVVADAFLQWSSFSTVLYASSTIGIMAVPVALLMIGGEFDLSTGVLVTSSALISSMFSYQMTANVWVGVGVSLLATLAIGFFNGYLLVRTNLPSFIITLGTFLILQGCNLGFTKLISDTVSTKSISDMEGFPSAHKVFASHLTIGDVEIQITVVWWLALVALATWILLRTRAGNWIFAVGGAKEAARAVGVPVARTKIGLYLGVALAAWISGQHLLFNYDVVQSGEGVGNELLYIIAAVIGGCLLTGGYGSAVGAAVGAFIFGMTNKGIVYAQWGADWFKFFLGAMLLLATLLNWWVRKRAEESK; translated from the coding sequence ATGAGCGCGCAGGCACCGCCCGTGCAGGAGGAGCTGGTCGGCGGACCGCCGGTGCGCGGCTCGCTGGCGCGCCGGCTGGTGGGCCGGCCGGAGCTGGGCGCGGTCGTCGGCGCCGTCGCCGTCTTCGTCTTCTTCTCGGTCGTCGCCGACGCCTTTCTCCAGTGGTCGAGCTTCAGCACCGTGCTGTACGCCTCCTCGACCATCGGGATCATGGCGGTGCCGGTCGCGCTGCTGATGATCGGCGGCGAGTTCGACCTGTCCACCGGGGTCCTGGTGACCAGCTCGGCGCTGATCTCCTCGATGTTCTCGTACCAGATGACGGCGAACGTCTGGGTCGGTGTCGGGGTGTCCCTGCTGGCCACCCTCGCGATCGGCTTCTTCAACGGCTATCTGCTGGTCCGCACCAACCTGCCGAGCTTCATCATCACGCTCGGCACCTTCCTGATCCTCCAGGGCTGCAACCTCGGCTTCACCAAGCTGATCAGCGACACCGTCTCCACCAAGAGCATCTCCGACATGGAGGGCTTCCCCTCCGCCCACAAGGTCTTCGCCTCGCACCTGACCATCGGGGACGTCGAGATACAGATCACCGTGGTGTGGTGGCTGGCCCTGGTCGCGCTCGCCACCTGGATCCTGCTGCGCACCCGCGCCGGGAACTGGATCTTCGCGGTGGGCGGTGCCAAGGAGGCGGCGCGGGCGGTCGGCGTACCGGTGGCGCGCACCAAGATCGGCCTCTATCTGGGCGTCGCGCTGGCCGCCTGGATCTCCGGACAGCATCTGCTGTTCAACTACGACGTCGTCCAGTCCGGCGAGGGCGTGGGCAACGAACTGCTCTACATCATCGCGGCCGTCATCGGCGGCTGTCTGCTGACCGGCGGCTACGGCTCGGCGGTCGGCGCGGCCGTCGGCGCGTTCATCTTCGGCATGACCAACAAGGGCATCGTGTACGCCCAGTGGGGCGCCGACTGGTTCAAGTTCTTCCTCGGGGCGATGCTGCTGCTCGCCACGCTGCTCAACTGGTGGGTCCGCAAGCGGGCGGAGGAGAGCAAATGA
- a CDS encoding ATP-binding cassette domain-containing protein, protein MSTSKASPASEPSPASEPSAASESSRTALVALREIGKYYGNVKALDGVSLEVHAGEITCVLGDNGAGKSTLIKIVAGLHQHDGGSFTIEGEEVRLGSPREALDRGIATVYQDLAVVPLMPVWRNFFLGSEIHKGRGPLRRLDVAAMRATTHRELLRMGIDLRDVDQPIGTLSGGQRQCVAIARAVHFGAKVLILDEPTAALGVKQSGVVLKYVAAARDAGLGVVLITHNPHHAYLVGDRFVLLKRGTMAGSHAKDEIALEELTRQMAGGSELEQLSHELARTPAPDLSEGVAKG, encoded by the coding sequence ATGAGTACGTCCAAGGCATCCCCGGCGTCCGAGCCGTCCCCGGCGTCCGAGCCGTCTGCGGCGTCCGAGTCGTCCCGGACGGCTCTGGTCGCGCTGCGCGAGATCGGCAAGTACTACGGCAACGTCAAGGCCCTGGACGGCGTCTCCCTCGAGGTGCACGCCGGGGAGATCACCTGCGTCCTCGGTGACAACGGCGCGGGCAAGTCCACCCTCATCAAGATCGTCGCCGGGCTGCACCAGCACGACGGCGGCAGCTTCACCATCGAGGGCGAGGAGGTCCGGCTCGGCTCCCCCCGCGAGGCCCTCGACCGCGGTATCGCCACGGTCTACCAGGACCTCGCCGTGGTCCCGCTGATGCCGGTGTGGCGGAACTTCTTCCTCGGCTCCGAGATCCACAAGGGCCGCGGACCGCTGCGCCGCCTGGACGTGGCGGCGATGCGCGCCACGACCCACCGCGAACTGCTGCGCATGGGCATCGACCTGCGCGATGTCGACCAGCCCATCGGCACCCTCTCCGGCGGTCAGCGCCAGTGCGTGGCCATCGCCCGCGCCGTCCACTTCGGCGCGAAGGTGCTCATCCTGGACGAGCCGACGGCGGCGCTGGGCGTCAAGCAGTCCGGGGTCGTGCTCAAGTACGTCGCGGCCGCCCGGGACGCGGGCCTCGGCGTGGTCCTCATCACCCACAACCCGCACCACGCCTATCTCGTCGGCGACCGCTTCGTGCTGCTCAAGCGCGGCACCATGGCGGGCAGCCACGCCAAGGACGAGATCGCCCTGGAGGAGCTCACCCGGCAGATGGCGGGCGGCAGCGAGCTGGAACAGCTCAGCCACGAACTGGCCCGCACCCCCGCCCCCGATCTGTCGGAGGGGGTCGCCAAGGGCTGA
- a CDS encoding ROK family glucokinase gives MSIYRERVHRGSARATVLRTVGTRERRSHLTAPRVPTVGIDIGGTKVMAGVVDADGNILEKQRTETPDKSKSPKVVEDTITELVLDLSDRHDVHAVGIGAAGWVDADRNRVLFAPHLSWRNEPLRDRLAERLAVPVMVDNDANAAAWAEWRFGAGRGEDHLVMITLGTGIGGAILEDGQVKRGKYGVAGEFGHMQVVPAGHRCPCGNRGCWEQYSSGNALVREARELAAAESPVAYGIIDRVGGNIQEITGPLITELARQGDAMCVELLQDIGQWLGVGIANLAAALDPSCFVIGGGVSAADDLLIGPARDAFRRTLTGRGYRPEARIVKAQLGPEAGMVGAADLARLVARRFRRANRRRTERYERAGSSSPLRLAPRSQAGRE, from the coding sequence ATGAGCATCTACCGCGAACGAGTGCACCGGGGCTCGGCCCGAGCCACCGTCCTGCGGACGGTCGGCACCCGCGAGCGCCGCTCGCACCTCACCGCGCCCCGGGTGCCCACGGTCGGCATCGACATCGGCGGCACCAAGGTGATGGCCGGGGTGGTCGACGCCGACGGCAACATCCTCGAGAAGCAGCGCACCGAGACGCCGGACAAGTCCAAGAGCCCCAAGGTCGTCGAGGACACCATCACCGAACTGGTGCTGGATCTCTCCGACCGGCACGATGTGCACGCCGTGGGCATCGGCGCCGCGGGCTGGGTGGACGCCGACCGCAACCGGGTGCTGTTCGCCCCCCATCTGTCCTGGCGCAACGAACCGCTGCGGGACCGGCTCGCGGAGCGGCTCGCCGTCCCGGTCATGGTCGACAACGACGCCAACGCCGCCGCGTGGGCGGAGTGGCGGTTCGGCGCCGGACGCGGCGAGGACCATCTCGTCATGATCACCCTCGGTACCGGGATCGGCGGCGCGATCCTGGAGGACGGCCAGGTCAAGCGCGGCAAGTACGGGGTCGCCGGGGAATTCGGCCATATGCAGGTCGTCCCGGCCGGGCACCGCTGCCCGTGCGGCAACCGCGGCTGCTGGGAGCAGTACAGCTCCGGCAACGCGCTGGTCCGCGAGGCCCGTGAACTGGCCGCCGCCGAATCGCCGGTGGCCTACGGGATCATCGACCGGGTCGGCGGCAACATCCAGGAGATCACCGGACCGCTGATCACCGAGCTGGCCCGGCAGGGCGACGCCATGTGCGTCGAACTCCTCCAGGACATCGGCCAGTGGCTCGGCGTCGGCATCGCCAACCTCGCCGCCGCCCTCGACCCCTCCTGCTTCGTCATCGGCGGCGGCGTCAGCGCCGCCGACGACCTGCTGATCGGCCCGGCCCGGGACGCCTTCCGGCGCACCCTCACCGGCCGCGGCTACCGGCCGGAGGCCCGGATCGTCAAGGCGCAGCTCGGCCCCGAGGCCGGGATGGTCGGCGCCGCCGACCTCGCCCGGCTGGTCGCCCGTCGCTTCCGCCGGGCCAACCGCCGCCGCACCGAGCGGTACGAGCGCGCCGGGTCCTCCTCCCCGCTGCGGCTGGCGCCGCGCAGCCAGGCAGGCCGCGAGTGA
- the pcaDC gene encoding bifunctional 3-oxoadipate enol-lactonase/4-carboxymuconolactone decarboxylase PcaDC — protein sequence MSETKTLQYRTDGPEDGPVLVLGPSLGTTWHMWDRQIPELSRHWRVLRFDLPGHGGAPAHPAHSVADLAARLLATLDELGIERFGYAGCSIGGAIGAELALRQPQRVGSLALVSASPRFGTADSFRQRGVVVRTNGLDPIARATPERWFTPAFAAAQPAIVDWAVQMVRTTDPGCYIAACEALAAFDIRAELSRIGIPTLVVAGAEDQVTPAADARVLVAGIADARLALVPGASHLTPVEQPAAVTDLLVRHFSSSWQSSDHPTGMTAIPTPPPKPLLSPAQQPVAEIAEPTENPPEPLLDARADVYDQGIKVRREVLGDAHVDHAQSLADEFTGDFDDFITRYAWGEVWTRPGIDRRTRSVVTLTALAARGHLDDLAAHTRAALRNGLTPTEIKEVLLHTGVYCGVPAANSAFAVAQRVIREETSPEG from the coding sequence GTGAGTGAGACGAAGACACTTCAGTACCGGACCGACGGCCCCGAAGACGGGCCCGTGCTCGTCCTCGGACCGTCACTGGGCACCACCTGGCACATGTGGGACCGCCAGATACCCGAGCTGTCCCGCCACTGGCGCGTCCTCCGCTTCGACCTCCCCGGCCACGGCGGCGCGCCCGCCCACCCGGCCCACTCCGTGGCCGACCTCGCCGCCCGGCTGCTGGCCACCCTCGACGAGCTCGGCATCGAGCGCTTCGGCTACGCGGGCTGCTCGATCGGCGGGGCCATCGGCGCCGAACTCGCCCTCCGACAACCCCAGAGAGTGGGCTCACTCGCCCTCGTCTCCGCCTCCCCGCGCTTCGGCACCGCCGACTCCTTCCGGCAGCGCGGCGTCGTGGTCCGCACCAACGGCCTGGACCCGATCGCCCGCGCCACCCCCGAGCGCTGGTTCACCCCCGCCTTCGCCGCCGCCCAGCCCGCCATCGTCGACTGGGCCGTCCAGATGGTCCGCACCACCGACCCCGGCTGCTACATCGCCGCCTGCGAGGCCCTCGCCGCCTTCGACATCCGCGCCGAGCTCAGCCGGATCGGCATCCCCACCCTCGTGGTGGCCGGCGCCGAGGACCAGGTCACCCCCGCCGCCGACGCCCGGGTCCTGGTCGCCGGCATCGCCGACGCCCGGCTCGCGCTCGTCCCCGGCGCCTCCCACCTCACCCCCGTCGAACAGCCGGCGGCCGTCACCGATCTGCTGGTGCGCCACTTCTCCAGCTCCTGGCAGTCCTCGGACCACCCGACCGGGATGACCGCGATCCCCACGCCCCCGCCCAAGCCCCTCCTGTCGCCCGCACAGCAGCCCGTCGCCGAGATCGCCGAGCCCACCGAGAACCCGCCCGAGCCGCTGCTGGACGCCCGCGCCGATGTGTACGACCAGGGCATCAAGGTGCGCCGCGAAGTGCTCGGCGACGCCCATGTGGACCACGCGCAGTCCCTGGCGGATGAGTTCACCGGCGACTTCGACGACTTCATCACCCGCTACGCCTGGGGCGAGGTGTGGACCCGGCCCGGTATCGACCGGCGCACCCGCAGCGTCGTCACCCTCACCGCCCTCGCCGCCCGTGGCCACCTCGACGACCTCGCCGCCCACACCCGGGCCGCGCTGCGCAACGGACTGACCCCCACCGAGATCAAGGAGGTGCTGCTGCACACCGGCGTCTACTGCGGGGTGCCGGCCGCGAACTCCGCCTTCGCCGTGGCCCAGCGCGTCATCCGCGAGGAGACCAGCCCGGAGGGGTAG
- a CDS encoding MBL fold metallo-hydrolase yields the protein MKLTKKGHACVRLEKDGQTLVIDPGAFSEEDAAVGADAILVTHEHFDHFNEERLRTALDANPAAHIWTLSSVAGQISAAFPGRVHTVGEGDTFTAAGFDIEVHGQLHAVIHPDIPRITNVGYLVDGTLFHPGDALTVPAGRRVDTLMLPVHAPWNKVAEVIDYVRAVAPRRAVDIHDALLSEVAPMVYGRMLGPDGPGTGGAEHLRLTPGESLTF from the coding sequence ATGAAGCTCACCAAGAAGGGCCATGCCTGCGTCCGGCTCGAGAAGGACGGGCAGACGCTCGTCATCGATCCCGGAGCGTTCAGCGAAGAGGACGCGGCGGTCGGCGCGGACGCGATCCTGGTCACCCACGAGCACTTCGACCACTTCAACGAGGAGCGGCTGCGCACGGCGCTGGACGCCAATCCCGCCGCCCACATCTGGACGCTCTCCAGCGTCGCCGGCCAGATCTCGGCGGCGTTCCCCGGGCGGGTGCACACCGTCGGGGAGGGCGACACCTTCACCGCGGCGGGATTCGACATCGAGGTGCACGGCCAGCTGCACGCGGTCATCCACCCCGACATCCCGCGGATCACCAATGTGGGCTATCTGGTGGACGGCACGCTCTTCCACCCCGGCGACGCGCTCACCGTGCCCGCCGGGCGCCGGGTGGACACGCTGATGCTGCCGGTGCACGCCCCCTGGAACAAGGTCGCCGAGGTCATCGACTACGTCCGCGCGGTGGCCCCGCGCCGGGCCGTGGACATCCACGACGCCCTGCTGTCCGAGGTGGCGCCCATGGTCTACGGCCGGATGCTCGGCCCCGACGGCCCCGGTACGGGCGGCGCCGAGCACCTGCGGCTGACACCGGGCGAGTCCCTCACCTTCTGA
- a CDS encoding exodeoxyribonuclease III — protein MRIATWNVNSITARLPRLLAWLESSGTDVLCVQETKCAESAFPYEPLRELGYEAAVNATGRWNGVALLSKAGLTDVTVGLPGGPDYDGGQEPRAIGATCGPVRLWSVYVPNGREIGHPHYDYKLRWLQALRTAVADDAAGERPFAVLGDFNVAPTDEDVWDRARFEGLTHVTDLERDALAALREAGLSDVVPRPLKYDRPFTYWDYRELCFPKNRGMRIDLVYGNEPFAKAVDDAYVDREERKGKGASDHAPVVVDLEV, from the coding sequence ATGCGCATCGCGACCTGGAACGTCAATTCGATCACCGCCCGGCTGCCCCGGCTGCTCGCCTGGCTGGAGAGCAGCGGCACGGACGTCCTGTGCGTCCAGGAGACCAAGTGCGCCGAGTCCGCCTTCCCCTACGAGCCGCTGCGCGAGCTCGGCTACGAGGCCGCGGTCAACGCCACCGGGCGGTGGAACGGCGTGGCGCTGCTCTCCAAGGCCGGTCTCACCGACGTCACCGTGGGCCTCCCCGGCGGCCCGGACTACGACGGCGGGCAGGAGCCGCGGGCGATAGGCGCCACCTGCGGCCCGGTCCGCCTCTGGTCGGTCTACGTGCCCAACGGCCGGGAGATCGGCCACCCCCACTACGACTACAAGCTGCGCTGGCTTCAGGCGCTGCGCACGGCTGTCGCCGACGACGCGGCCGGTGAGCGTCCCTTCGCGGTCCTCGGCGACTTCAATGTGGCGCCGACCGACGAGGACGTCTGGGACCGCGCCCGGTTCGAGGGGCTGACCCATGTGACGGACCTGGAGCGGGACGCCCTGGCGGCGCTGCGGGAGGCGGGTCTTTCGGACGTGGTGCCGCGGCCGCTGAAGTACGACCGCCCGTTCACCTACTGGGACTACCGGGAGCTGTGCTTCCCCAAGAACCGCGGGATGCGCATCGACCTGGTCTACGGCAACGAGCCGTTCGCCAAGGCGGTGGACGACGCGTACGTGGACCGCGAGGAGCGCAAGGGCAAGGGCGCGTCCGACCACGCCCCGGTCGTCGTCGACCTGGAGGTGTGA
- a CDS encoding SGNH/GDSL hydrolase family protein has product MRVARPWTAAGIVAGGVGLVLLAPAAPAPAAPQTHKPLPLERLFDNQAVSEDARPGDADFDGAGTSLSAADLRTAGWTPGRRIGLDAARLTWPRSAGTGPDNVIADGQAVRLRGRGEALTFLVASSSPQGPGAGASGVGAVRYRDGSSAPYTLSAPDWRAGPAATKAVGLPHLNTAAGQRQETARLYAVTVPVRRGRQIASVVLPKDPGPAADLHVFALALRQPGYGWTGSWAASTAGYTKVGPWTDQTLRLVVHTSAGGPGVRVRLENTFAAAPVEIGGATVALQASGAAARGTPVPLTFGGRPGTSIPAGAQVFSDPVDFPVPADANLLVSMYLPGPVEAVPVHSQATQRSYLSAAGSGDQSGEQGAESYTGTLTTWPFLTGVDVRGGPGSVVTLGDSITDGTKSTRDANHRWPDVLSRRLRGQLEVPAYGVLNAGISANRVVADRYPGEGVSTDTGGVSAQHRLERDVLAQTGVRTVVVFQGINDLRWGSSAEELIAGLRSVAERARERGLRVVGATIAPCEGESLCTADADARRSAVNAFIRDSGGAFDAVLDFDAVVRDPGHPARILPAYDSGDHLHPGDAGLAALADSIDLRKLVG; this is encoded by the coding sequence ATGCGCGTCGCGAGACCGTGGACAGCGGCCGGGATCGTCGCGGGAGGTGTCGGCCTCGTCCTCCTCGCCCCCGCGGCCCCCGCGCCGGCCGCCCCGCAGACCCACAAGCCGCTCCCTTTGGAGCGGCTTTTCGACAATCAGGCAGTCAGCGAGGACGCCCGGCCGGGGGACGCCGACTTCGACGGTGCGGGCACCTCGCTCTCCGCCGCGGATCTCCGGACCGCCGGCTGGACTCCGGGGCGGCGCATCGGCCTGGACGCGGCGCGGCTGACCTGGCCGAGGAGCGCGGGGACAGGGCCAGACAACGTGATCGCCGACGGGCAGGCGGTGCGGCTGCGCGGCCGCGGCGAGGCGCTGACCTTCCTGGTGGCGAGCAGTTCACCCCAGGGCCCCGGCGCCGGGGCGAGCGGCGTCGGAGCGGTGCGCTACCGGGACGGGTCGAGCGCTCCCTACACGCTGAGCGCGCCCGACTGGCGGGCGGGCCCCGCCGCCACCAAGGCCGTCGGCCTCCCCCACCTCAACACCGCGGCCGGGCAGCGGCAGGAGACGGCCCGGCTGTACGCGGTGACGGTGCCGGTGCGACGCGGCCGGCAGATCGCGTCGGTGGTGCTGCCGAAGGACCCGGGACCGGCGGCCGATCTCCATGTCTTCGCCCTCGCGCTGCGGCAGCCCGGGTACGGCTGGACCGGCAGCTGGGCGGCGAGCACCGCCGGGTACACCAAGGTCGGGCCGTGGACGGATCAGACGCTGCGGCTGGTGGTGCACACCAGCGCGGGCGGGCCGGGCGTCCGGGTCCGGCTGGAGAACACCTTCGCCGCGGCGCCCGTGGAGATCGGCGGGGCGACGGTCGCGCTCCAGGCGAGCGGCGCGGCGGCGCGTGGCACACCGGTGCCGCTGACCTTCGGCGGGCGGCCGGGGACCTCGATCCCGGCGGGCGCCCAGGTGTTCAGCGATCCGGTGGACTTCCCGGTCCCGGCGGACGCCAATCTGCTGGTGAGCATGTATCTGCCGGGGCCGGTCGAGGCGGTGCCGGTGCACAGCCAGGCCACCCAGCGGTCGTATCTGAGCGCGGCGGGCAGCGGTGACCAGTCCGGTGAGCAGGGCGCCGAGTCCTATACCGGCACCCTCACCACCTGGCCGTTCCTGACCGGGGTCGATGTGCGGGGCGGGCCTGGTTCGGTGGTGACGCTGGGTGACTCGATCACCGACGGCACCAAGTCGACCCGTGACGCCAACCACCGCTGGCCCGATGTGCTCTCCCGCCGGCTGCGCGGCCAGTTGGAGGTCCCGGCGTACGGCGTACTCAACGCGGGCATCTCGGCCAACCGGGTGGTGGCCGACCGCTATCCGGGCGAGGGCGTCAGTACGGACACCGGCGGGGTGAGCGCACAGCACCGGCTGGAGCGGGATGTGCTCGCCCAGACCGGGGTCCGTACGGTCGTCGTCTTCCAGGGCATCAACGATCTGCGGTGGGGCAGTTCGGCCGAGGAGCTGATCGCGGGTCTGCGGTCCGTCGCGGAGCGGGCGCGTGAGCGCGGGCTGCGGGTGGTCGGGGCGACGATCGCCCCGTGCGAGGGCGAGTCGCTGTGCACGGCGGACGCGGACGCGCGGCGCTCGGCCGTCAACGCCTTCATCCGGGACAGCGGCGGGGCGTTCGACGCCGTGCTGGACTTCGACGCGGTGGTCCGGGACCCCGGCCACCCGGCGCGCATCCTGCCCGCCTACGACAGCGGGGACCATCTGCACCCGGGGGACGCGGGGTTGGCGGCGCTGGCGGACTCGATCGACCTGCGGAAGCTGGTGGGGTAG